From Betaproteobacteria bacterium, one genomic window encodes:
- a CDS encoding FHA domain-containing protein has protein sequence MNNDAPTPKAAAQAAKERAAQAAKDGAAQAAKDGAAQAAKDGAVQTARAAARNRAGAAVRAVAFADITGSSSLYQSLGDLRAMSLITRCLVAMEEQVYHHRGEVIKTIGEEMLSLFPDANTGASAVIAMQQRVEHFAADAALPLSLRIGLHNGPLIEERGDVFGDGVNIAARLVKLAGPGQILTDAGSLAVMRAGFRRRARALDRRRVKGKSSEIELVELGWRRRSGEPFTTEQAAVLEGAGKAHMLLRSDGHEVVVDSARSTFTIGRDAVNDLPVVSRKASRQHARIEWRRDKFVLFDHSTNGTYVVVEGEPEVLVKHEGFVLRGHGKLSIGEPAAVRKRGIIEFECR, from the coding sequence ATGAACAACGACGCACCGACCCCCAAGGCAGCCGCGCAGGCGGCGAAAGAGCGGGCCGCGCAGGCGGCCAAGGACGGGGCCGCGCAGGCGGCCAAGGACGGGGCCGCGCAGGCGGCCAAGGACGGGGCCGTCCAAACGGCCAGGGCCGCCGCTCGAAACCGGGCAGGCGCGGCCGTGCGGGCAGTCGCATTCGCCGACATCACGGGCTCGAGCAGCCTCTACCAATCGCTCGGCGACCTGCGCGCCATGAGCCTCATCACCCGCTGCCTGGTCGCCATGGAAGAGCAGGTCTACCATCACCGCGGCGAGGTCATCAAGACCATCGGCGAGGAGATGCTGAGCCTTTTTCCCGACGCCAATACGGGAGCGAGCGCCGTCATCGCGATGCAGCAGCGGGTGGAGCATTTCGCCGCCGATGCCGCGCTTCCCTTGAGCCTGCGCATTGGGCTGCACAACGGGCCGCTGATCGAGGAGCGCGGCGATGTATTCGGCGACGGCGTCAATATCGCGGCGCGGCTGGTGAAGCTCGCAGGCCCCGGCCAGATCCTGACCGACGCCGGCAGCCTCGCCGTCATGCGCGCGGGGTTTCGGCGCCGCGCGCGCGCCTTGGACCGGCGCAGGGTGAAGGGGAAAAGCAGCGAGATCGAGCTCGTCGAGCTCGGGTGGCGCCGCCGCTCCGGCGAGCCGTTCACCACTGAGCAGGCAGCCGTGCTGGAAGGCGCGGGCAAGGCGCACATGCTGCTACGCAGCGACGGACACGAGGTCGTGGTCGACAGTGCGCGCAGCACGTTCACCATCGGGCGCGATGCCGTCAACGATCTGCCGGTGGTGAGCCGCAAAGCCTCGCGCCAGCATGCGCGCATCGAATGGCGCCGCGACAAGTTCGTGCTGTTCGATCACAGCACCAACGGTACCTACGTCGTCGTGGAGGGTGAACCGGAGGTGCTGGTCAAGCATGAAGGCTTCGTGCTGCGCGGCCACGGCAAACTCAGCATCGGCGAGCCGGCCGCCGTGCGCAAGCGCGGGATCATCGAGTTCGAGTGCCGCTAA